The Prevotella fusca JCM 17724 genome includes a window with the following:
- a CDS encoding capsule assembly Wzi family protein, producing MKKFLSTLVVLLVTSTLQAQYQEPVRRDTSRLQPLHGLEYKVEMQGSLSKGRTPLWLNANKYGLSSLETANGYVRGGIERPLSTDEGRKFGLGYGLDVAIPINYTSKAIIQQAYVEGRWLHGTLTVGAKEEPMELKNNELSSGSQTLGINARPVPQVRLALSDYWTLPFGNGWMHLKGHVAYGMVTDQNWQHDFTQQQSKFTDRMLYHSKAGYLKIGNEEVFCPWSLEMGLEMVSLFGGTSYLPDGHGGMKVSENGKGVRDFWHAFLPGGADNGETTYQNVQGDQLGSWVMRLNYDGDWHGISLYADKFFEDHSSMLQLDYDGYGEGDEWQMKKERRYLIYDFKDWMLGFEYRYKPDNWLNNIVFEYLYSKYQSGPIYHDHTKTVGDHIGGKDNFYNHYILPGYQHWGQAMGNPLYRSPIYNEDGTIFFKDNRFVAFHLGLGGHPTENFKWRFLGTWQEGLGTYEMPYTKKRHNVSLMGEATYTLQGTKMPEWMRGIDVRMGVGADFGSILRGNNYGMQLTITKRGLLGKK from the coding sequence ATGAAGAAGTTTCTTTCAACCTTGGTTGTATTGTTAGTCACATCGACATTACAGGCGCAGTATCAGGAACCTGTGCGACGTGACACGTCAAGGTTGCAGCCGTTGCATGGCTTGGAATATAAGGTGGAAATGCAGGGGAGCCTCTCGAAAGGCAGGACTCCGCTCTGGCTGAATGCCAATAAATATGGATTAAGTTCGTTGGAAACGGCGAATGGTTATGTCCGTGGTGGGATAGAACGTCCATTGAGTACGGATGAAGGACGGAAGTTCGGCTTAGGCTACGGATTAGATGTTGCCATTCCTATCAACTATACCAGCAAGGCTATTATTCAGCAGGCATACGTAGAAGGACGATGGCTGCACGGAACGCTGACTGTTGGAGCTAAGGAAGAACCGATGGAACTGAAGAACAATGAACTCAGTTCGGGCTCGCAGACATTGGGAATCAATGCCCGTCCTGTTCCGCAGGTGCGATTGGCATTGTCAGATTATTGGACCTTGCCATTTGGTAATGGCTGGATGCACCTGAAAGGACACGTTGCTTACGGAATGGTGACCGACCAGAATTGGCAACATGACTTCACGCAGCAGCAGTCGAAGTTCACCGACCGGATGCTTTATCATTCAAAGGCAGGTTATCTGAAGATAGGAAATGAGGAGGTTTTCTGTCCGTGGTCGCTCGAGATGGGACTTGAGATGGTCAGTCTCTTCGGTGGAACTTCTTATCTGCCTGACGGACATGGTGGAATGAAAGTTTCGGAGAATGGTAAGGGAGTGCGTGACTTTTGGCACGCCTTTCTTCCCGGTGGTGCCGACAATGGCGAGACAACCTATCAGAATGTGCAGGGCGACCAGTTGGGTAGCTGGGTGATGCGTCTCAACTATGACGGCGACTGGCATGGCATTTCGCTCTATGCCGATAAGTTCTTTGAGGACCATTCTTCCATGCTTCAGCTTGATTATGATGGTTATGGTGAGGGTGATGAGTGGCAGATGAAGAAGGAACGTCGTTACTTGATTTACGACTTCAAGGACTGGATGTTGGGTTTTGAGTATCGCTACAAGCCCGATAACTGGTTGAATAACATCGTTTTTGAATATCTCTACTCTAAGTATCAGAGCGGTCCTATCTATCATGACCACACTAAGACAGTGGGCGATCATATCGGCGGAAAGGATAATTTCTACAACCATTATATCTTGCCAGGTTATCAACATTGGGGACAGGCGATGGGTAATCCGCTCTATCGTTCGCCTATTTATAATGAGGATGGAACTATCTTCTTTAAGGATAACCGCTTCGTTGCATTTCATTTAGGATTGGGCGGTCACCCTACTGAGAACTTCAAGTGGCGTTTCCTCGGTACATGGCAGGAGGGATTGGGCACCTACGAAATGCCTTATACAAAAAAACGACATAACGTAAGTCTGATGGGAGAGGCTACCTATACGCTGCAGGGGACAAAGATGCCTGAATGGATGAGGGGTATTGATGTGCGGATGGGAGTCGGTGCCGACTTCGGTTCAATCCTCCGTGGCAATAATTATGGTATGCAGTTGACAATTACGAAACGAGGTTTGTTGGGAAAGAAATAG
- a CDS encoding lipocalin-like domain-containing protein, with translation MNRIKMLSFVLPLMALLFSSCSLETDNEAGKLEGMWHLVRVETLATGTSEDLSNQVIFWSFQAKLLELDDKTGMHNSYLYRFSIDNNQLTLSSPYQFDRENGDRPLTAYEATLNLYGIKSLTPVFRIEKTGKRKMILNDGSVRLYFDKF, from the coding sequence ATGAATAGAATAAAGATGTTATCCTTTGTCTTGCCATTGATGGCACTACTATTCTCCTCTTGTTCGTTGGAAACCGACAACGAAGCAGGAAAGCTGGAGGGAATGTGGCATCTTGTAAGGGTTGAGACGTTGGCTACAGGTACGAGTGAGGATTTAAGTAATCAGGTTATCTTCTGGTCGTTTCAAGCAAAACTCCTCGAGTTGGACGACAAGACAGGTATGCACAACAGCTATCTCTATCGCTTTAGTATTGACAACAACCAGCTGACTTTGTCCTCTCCCTATCAGTTTGACCGTGAGAACGGTGACCGTCCGCTAACGGCTTATGAGGCAACGCTGAACCTCTATGGTATTAAAAGTCTTACCCCAGTGTTCAGAATTGAGAAAACCGGAAAACGGAAGATGATACTCAACGATGGAAGTGTAAGACTCTACTTTGACAAGTTCTAA
- a CDS encoding MraY family glycosyltransferase translates to MLTYTLISLFAFAMSAVCGFIMIPQILSFCKKRKLYDTPDDRKVHKNAIPRLGGVSFMPSMLIATIVALLVWVYTSKGNKIGVSPWSIFFGVGITIIYITGVLDDIFGVKARVKLLMQIIVASLLPMSYLYINNFYGFLGIYEIPAIIGMILTVGVLVFIMNAINLIDGIDGLSASLTLIALSGLFYIFQREQIWVYCILIAGLMGVLIPFLYHNIWGKEEKNQKIFMGDSGSLTLGYILGVLMIKFCMYNPNVMPYQRGAMLLSVTLLLVPTFDVFRIIIVRLLHRKPLFKADKNHIHHKLIRAGLSQHQTLLSVISLSAIFIIINISLLNHLLVTWIIAIDIIIYAAFHYTLNIFIRRKGLLPFTVQE, encoded by the coding sequence ATGTTGACATATACTTTGATAAGTCTTTTTGCATTTGCCATGAGTGCTGTTTGCGGATTCATTATGATTCCGCAAATCCTCTCGTTCTGCAAGAAGAGGAAACTATATGATACACCAGATGATAGAAAAGTACACAAGAATGCTATTCCTCGCTTAGGAGGCGTCTCTTTTATGCCCAGCATGCTGATTGCTACCATCGTAGCCTTATTGGTCTGGGTCTATACAAGCAAAGGAAATAAGATCGGTGTCAGCCCATGGAGTATCTTTTTTGGCGTGGGCATCACCATTATCTATATCACGGGAGTCCTTGACGACATCTTCGGAGTGAAAGCAAGAGTAAAACTACTCATGCAGATTATCGTTGCCAGCTTGTTACCGATGTCCTATCTTTACATCAACAACTTCTATGGCTTCTTAGGTATCTATGAGATTCCTGCTATTATAGGAATGATATTAACGGTTGGTGTTCTGGTATTTATCATGAATGCTATCAACTTGATTGATGGTATTGACGGACTTTCGGCCAGTCTTACCCTCATTGCTTTATCTGGTCTTTTCTATATCTTTCAACGTGAACAGATATGGGTCTACTGCATCCTTATTGCGGGCTTGATGGGCGTATTAATTCCTTTCCTCTACCATAATATCTGGGGAAAAGAAGAAAAGAACCAAAAGATTTTCATGGGAGACTCCGGCAGTCTGACACTTGGCTATATTCTTGGTGTACTAATGATTAAGTTCTGTATGTACAACCCTAACGTTATGCCCTACCAGAGGGGAGCCATGCTGCTTTCCGTAACCCTGCTTCTCGTACCGACATTCGATGTTTTCAGAATAATCATCGTGCGTCTGCTACATCGCAAACCACTCTTCAAGGCTGACAAGAACCACATCCATCACAAGCTGATCCGTGCAGGACTGTCACAGCATCAGACATTGCTTTCCGTCATCTCATTGTCAGCAATCTTCATAATAATCAACATCTCGCTGCTGAATCATCTTCTTGTCACTTGGATTATCGCAATAGATATTATTATCTATGCAGCCTTTCATTATACACTCAACATATTTATAAGAAGAAAGGGTTTACTTCCGTTTACAGTGCAAGAGTAA